The Pseudochaenichthys georgianus chromosome 24, fPseGeo1.2, whole genome shotgun sequence genome includes a region encoding these proteins:
- the LOC117439656 gene encoding zona pellucida sperm-binding protein 2-like, translated as MAGTCDQNQFYISVKFGSHGSNFKAIVGPRELTAEMAEDYNFYENGTDLSLILPYTAKDAVFELLTAESVKSRIDLLLLDRANDWVLADLYLACYFPLKATECHPNGTMTAVAVKVESTRNLKPSQLTLKDQSCTPQFSDDRVAYFSFSVDTCGTTRTFFDNYMMYENEIRLSYNNAKGAANTSPVDPDYRQTISCFYVVNETQTVSFSAKPRTYEPAAEIGTGQLMVQMRLSQDPSYELFYQAEDYPVVKYLQQPLYFEVELMHSTDPHLELIAENCWATLYEDRTSLPSWDIIVDSCENRNDRYATIFHPVVSDSRVLVPSHIKRFSVKMFTFTKDDEVLKDQIYVHCDAVICDTSSQADASCRGQCVHPPGQSYSRPAGVKKERRSTDSTRQRQISSGAIILSNL; from the exons ATGGCTGGCACCTGTGACCAGAACCAGTTTTACATCAGCGTGAAATTCGGGAGTCACGGCTCTAATTTCAAGGCTATCGTTGGACCTCGAGAGCTGACGGCTGAGATGGCTGAAGACTACAATTTCTATGAGAACGGCACAGACCTCAGCCTCATTCTGCCATACACTGCCAAGGACGCTGTTTTCGAG CTGCTCACTGCAGAATCAGTCAAATCCAGAATTGACCTGCTTCTGTTGGATCGTGCAAACGACTGGGTGCTTGCTGATCTCTATCTGGCTTGCTACTTCCCCTTGAAAGCAACAG AGTGCCACCCCAATGGCACAATGACCGCTGTTGCTGTGAAGGTTGAATCGACTCGTAATCTGAAGCCAAGTCAGCTGACGCTAAAGGACCAGTCCTGCACACCACAGTTCAGCGACGATCGCGTTGCATATTTCTCCTTCAGTGTGGATACCTGTGGAACCACCAGAACG TTCTTTGACAACTACATGATGTATGAAAATGAGATCCGCCTGTCTTACAACAACGCCAAAGGAGCAGCCAACACATCACCAGTTGATCCTGATTACAG GCAAACCATTTCCTGCTTCTATGTGGTCAATGAGACTCAGACTGTTTCCTTCAGCGCTAAACCAAGAACCTATGAGCCCGCTGCAGAGATCGGCACCGGGCAGCTGATGGTGCAGATGAGGCTTTCACAAG ATCCATCCTACGAGCTCTTCTACCAAGCAGAGGATTATCCAGTGGTGAAATATCTGCAGCAGCCTCTGTattttgaggtggagctgatgcattCTACCGACCCACACTTGGAACTCATTGCTGAGAACTGTTGGGCAACCCTTTATGAAGATAGGACATCTCTGCCAAGCTGGGACATCATTGTGGACAG CTGTGAGAATCGCAATGACCGCTATGCAACAATTTTCCATCCCGTTGTGAGTGACTCCAGAGTTTTAGTCCCGTCCCACATCAAGCGCTTCTCTGTAAAGATGTTCACTTTCACTAAAGATGATGAGGTTCTGAAAGACCAG ATCTATGTCCACTGTGATGCAGTGATTTGTGACACAAGCAGCCAGGCAGATGCTTCCTGCAGAGGCCAGTGTGTGCATCCTCCAGGTCAGAGCTACTCAAGACCTGCAGGTGTAAAAAAGG AGCGAAGAAGCACCGACTCAACACGCCAAAGGCAGATCTCCTCTGGGGCAATTATTCTGTCTAACCTTTGA